In Streptomyces alboniger, the following are encoded in one genomic region:
- the rplD gene encoding 50S ribosomal protein L4, with protein sequence MSTIDILSPAGDKTGTVELPAEIFDVEKISIPLIHQVVVAQLAAARQGTHKTKTRGEVRGGGKKPYRQKGTGRARQGSTRAPQFAGGGVVHGPVPRDYSQRTPKKMKAAALRHALTDRARNSRIHVVSGVVEGEISTKAAKSLLGKVSERKNVLLVIERSDEASLLSARNLPQVHILEPGQLNTYDVLVSDDVVFTKAAFESFVSGPKANETEGSEA encoded by the coding sequence ATGAGCACCATTGACATCCTTTCGCCGGCAGGCGACAAGACCGGGACGGTCGAGCTCCCCGCGGAGATCTTCGACGTCGAGAAGATCAGCATCCCGCTGATCCACCAGGTCGTCGTCGCGCAGCTGGCCGCGGCCCGTCAGGGCACGCACAAGACCAAGACCCGCGGTGAAGTCCGTGGTGGTGGCAAGAAGCCTTACCGCCAGAAGGGCACCGGCCGCGCGCGCCAGGGTTCGACCCGTGCGCCGCAGTTCGCCGGCGGTGGCGTCGTCCACGGCCCCGTGCCGCGTGACTACTCCCAGCGCACCCCCAAGAAGATGAAGGCTGCCGCTCTGCGTCACGCCCTCACCGACCGGGCGCGCAACTCCCGCATCCACGTCGTCTCCGGCGTGGTCGAGGGCGAGATCTCCACGAAGGCCGCCAAGAGCCTGCTCGGCAAGGTCAGTGAGCGCAAGAACGTGCTCCTGGTCATCGAGCGCTCGGACGAGGCCTCGCTGCTCTCCGCCCGCAACCTGCCCCAGGTGCACATCCTGGAGCCGGGCCAGCTGAACACGTACGACGTGCTCGTCTCGGACGACGTGGTCTTCACCAAGGCCGCGTTCGAGTCCTTCGTGTCTGGCCCCAAGGCCAATGAGACCGAAGGGAGCGAAGCCTGA
- the tuf gene encoding elongation factor Tu, with the protein MAKAKFERTKPHVNIGTIGHIDHGKTTLTAAITKVLHDAYPDLNEASAFDQIDKAPEERQRGITISIAHVEYQTEARHYAHVDCPGHADYIKNMITGAAQMDGAILVVAATDGPMPQTKEHVLLARQVGVPYIVVALNKADMVDDEEILELVELEVRELLSEYEFPGDDLPVVKVSALKALEGDKEWGQSVLNLMAAVDESIPEPERDVDKPFLMPIEDVFTITGRGTVVTGRIERGVLKVNETVDIIGIKTEKTTTTVTGIEMFRKLLDEGQAGENVGLLLRGIKREDVERGQVIIKPGSVTPHTEFEAQAYILSKDEGGRHTPFFNNYRPQFYFRTTDVTGVVTLPEGTEMVMPGDNTEMKVELIQPVAMEEGLKFAIREGGRTVGAGQVTKINK; encoded by the coding sequence GTGGCGAAGGCGAAGTTCGAGCGGACTAAGCCGCACGTCAACATCGGCACCATCGGTCACATTGACCACGGTAAGACGACCCTCACGGCCGCCATTACCAAGGTGCTGCACGACGCGTACCCCGACCTGAACGAGGCCTCGGCCTTCGACCAGATCGACAAGGCTCCCGAGGAGCGCCAGCGCGGTATCACGATCTCGATCGCGCACGTCGAGTACCAGACCGAGGCGCGTCACTACGCCCACGTCGACTGCCCCGGTCACGCGGACTACATCAAGAACATGATCACGGGTGCGGCGCAGATGGACGGCGCCATCCTCGTGGTCGCCGCCACCGACGGCCCGATGCCGCAGACCAAGGAGCACGTGCTCCTGGCCCGCCAGGTCGGCGTTCCGTACATCGTTGTCGCCCTGAACAAGGCCGACATGGTGGACGACGAGGAGATCCTGGAGCTCGTCGAGCTCGAGGTCCGTGAGCTCCTCTCCGAGTACGAGTTCCCGGGCGACGACCTGCCGGTCGTCAAGGTCTCGGCGCTCAAGGCGCTCGAGGGCGACAAGGAGTGGGGCCAGTCGGTCCTGAACCTGATGGCCGCCGTCGACGAGTCGATCCCGGAGCCCGAGCGCGACGTCGACAAGCCGTTCCTGATGCCGATCGAGGACGTCTTCACGATCACCGGTCGTGGCACCGTCGTCACCGGTCGTATCGAGCGTGGTGTCCTCAAGGTCAACGAGACCGTCGACATCATCGGCATCAAGACCGAGAAGACCACCACCACGGTCACCGGCATCGAGATGTTCCGCAAGCTGCTCGACGAGGGCCAGGCCGGTGAGAACGTCGGTCTGCTCCTCCGTGGCATCAAGCGCGAGGACGTCGAGCGCGGCCAGGTCATCATCAAGCCCGGTTCGGTCACGCCGCACACCGAGTTCGAGGCCCAGGCCTACATCCTGTCGAAGGACGAGGGTGGCCGTCACACCCCGTTCTTCAACAACTACCGCCCGCAGTTCTACTTCCGTACGACGGACGTGACCGGCGTCGTGACCCTCCCCGAGGGCACCGAGATGGTCATGCCGGGTGACAACACCGAGATGAAGGTGGAGCTCATCCAGCCCGTCGCCATGGAGGAGGGCCTCAAGTTCGCCATCCGTGAGGGTGGCCGGACCGTCGGCGCCGGCCAGGTCACCAAGATCAACAAGTAA
- the rplC gene encoding 50S ribosomal protein L3, which yields MTKQIKGILGEKLGMTQVWDENNRVVPVTVVKAGPCVVTQVRTNDSDGYESVQIAFGEIDPRKVNKPLKGHFAKADVTPRRHLVEIRTAGASEYTLGQELTAETFEAGIKVDVTGKSKGKGFAGVMKRHNFHGGKASHGAHRVHRKPGSIGGCATPGRVFKGMRMAGRMGNERVTTQNLTVHAVDAEKGLLLIKGAVPGPNGGLVLVRTAAKGA from the coding sequence ATGACCAAGCAGATCAAGGGCATCCTGGGCGAGAAGCTCGGCATGACCCAGGTCTGGGACGAGAACAACCGTGTCGTCCCGGTGACCGTGGTCAAGGCCGGGCCCTGCGTCGTTACCCAGGTCCGTACGAATGACAGCGACGGCTACGAGTCGGTCCAGATCGCCTTCGGCGAGATCGACCCGCGCAAGGTGAACAAGCCCCTCAAGGGCCACTTCGCCAAGGCCGACGTGACCCCCCGTCGCCACCTCGTCGAGATCCGTACCGCTGGTGCCAGCGAGTACACCCTCGGCCAGGAGCTGACTGCCGAGACGTTCGAGGCCGGTATCAAGGTCGACGTCACCGGCAAGAGCAAGGGCAAGGGCTTCGCCGGTGTGATGAAGCGTCACAACTTCCACGGCGGCAAGGCCTCCCACGGTGCCCACCGCGTGCACCGCAAGCCCGGTTCCATCGGTGGCTGTGCCACCCCCGGCCGTGTCTTCAAGGGCATGCGCATGGCGGGTCGCATGGGCAACGAGCGGGTCACCACCCAGAACCTGACCGTCCACGCCGTTGACGCGGAGAAGGGTCTGCTGCTCATCAAGGGCGCGGTCCCCGGTCCGAACGGCGGCCTCGTCCTGGTCCGTACCGCGGCCAAGGGGGCCTGA
- the rplW gene encoding 50S ribosomal protein L23 — protein sequence MAIRHQSIASKAAKAAKAARVAKAKRIATEGKIAVEPTPLSKSFSDPRDVLVKPVVSEKSYALLDEGKYTFIVAPGSNKTQIKQAVETVFSVKVTGVNTINRQGKRKRTKSGFGKRADTKRAIVTLAEGDRIDIFGQAS from the coding sequence ATGGCTATTCGTCACCAGAGCATCGCGTCCAAGGCTGCGAAGGCCGCCAAGGCCGCGCGCGTCGCCAAGGCGAAGCGCATCGCGACCGAGGGCAAGATCGCCGTTGAGCCCACCCCGCTGAGCAAGTCCTTCTCGGACCCGCGCGACGTCCTCGTCAAGCCGGTCGTCTCCGAGAAGTCGTACGCGCTGCTCGACGAGGGCAAGTACACGTTCATCGTGGCCCCCGGCTCCAACAAGACCCAGATCAAGCAGGCCGTCGAGACGGTCTTCTCGGTCAAGGTCACCGGAGTCAACACGATCAACCGTCAGGGCAAGCGCAAGCGCACCAAGTCTGGTTTCGGCAAGCGTGCCGACACCAAGCGCGCGATTGTGACCCTTGCTGAGGGCGACCGTATCGACATCTTCGGCCAGGCCTCCTAA
- the rpsJ gene encoding 30S ribosomal protein S10, with product MAGQKIRIRLKAYDHEVIDSSAKKIVETVTRTGASVAGPVPLPTEKNVYCVIKSPHKYKDSREHFEMRTHKRLIDILDPTPKTVDSLMRLDLPAGVDIEIKL from the coding sequence ATGGCGGGACAGAAGATCCGCATCCGGCTCAAGGCCTACGACCACGAGGTCATCGACTCTTCGGCGAAGAAGATCGTCGAGACGGTGACTCGCACTGGTGCGTCGGTCGCGGGCCCGGTGCCGCTGCCCACTGAGAAGAACGTGTACTGCGTCATCAAGTCGCCGCACAAGTACAAGGACTCTCGCGAGCACTTCGAGATGCGCACGCACAAGCGCCTGATCGACATCCTCGACCCGACCCCCAAGACCGTTGACTCGCTGATGCGCCTGGACCTTCCGGCCGGCGTTGACATCGAGATCAAGCTCTGA